In Ursus arctos isolate Adak ecotype North America unplaced genomic scaffold, UrsArc2.0 scaffold_3, whole genome shotgun sequence, one DNA window encodes the following:
- the FEZF1 gene encoding fez family zinc finger protein 1 isoform X1 yields MDSTCHNATAKMLATAPARGNMMSTSKPLAFSIERIMARTPEPKALPVPHFLQGAVPKGDPKHSLHLNSSIPCMIPFVPVAYDTSSKAGMTGSEPRKASLEAPAAPAAAPAAPAFSCSDLLNCALSLKGDLARDALPLQQYKLVRPRVVNHSSFHAMGALCYLNRGDGPCHPAAGVNIHPVASYFLSSPLHPQPKTYLAERNKLVVPAVEKYPSGVAFKDLSQAQLQHYMKESAQLLSEKIAFKTSDFSRGSPNTKPKVFTCEVCGKVFNAHYNLTRHMPVHTGARPFVCKVCGKGFRQASTLCRHKIIHTQEKPHKCNQCGKAFNRSSTLNTHTRIHAGYKPFVCEFCGKGFHQKGNYKNHKLTHSGEKQFKCNICNKAFHQVYNLTFHMHTHNDKKPFTCPTCGKGFCRNFDLKKHVRKLHDSSLGLSRTSAGEPGTDPSPPLQQMPPATLPPLPPPLPPPGPLQPGLHPAHQ; encoded by the exons ATGGACAGTACCTGCCACAACGCGACTGCCAAAATGTTAGCTACTGCTCCGGCCCGGGGCAACATGATGAGCACCTCCAAACCCTTGGCTTTCTCCATCGAACGAATCATGGCGCGCACCCCCGAGCCCAAGGCCCTGCCCGTCCCCCACTTTCTGCAGGGAGCCGTGCCCAAGGGGGACCCCAAGCACTCTCTGCATCTTAACTCGTCGATCCCCTGCATGATCCCCTTCGTGCCTGTGGCGTACGACACGAGCTCCAAGGCAGGAATGACTGGCTCGGAGCCGCGGAAGGCGAGTCTGGAGGCTCCGGCGGCACCGGCGGCGGCGCCCGCGGCGCCCGCGTTCAGCTGCAGCGACCTACTCAACTGCGCGCTGAGTCTCAAGGGCGACCTGGCCCGCGACGCACTGCCGCTGCAGCAGTACAAGCTGGTAAGGCCGCGTGTGGTCAACCATTCTTCCTTCCACGCCATGGGAGCCCTGTGCTACCTGAATCGAGGTGACGGCCCGTGCCACCCGGCGGCCGGCGTTAACATCCACCCCGTGGCCTCCTACTTCCTCAGTTCCCCTCTGCACCCTCAGCCAAAAACGTATTTAGCTGAAAGGAATAAACTGGTGGTCCCGGCGGTGGAGAAGTACCCCTCGGGAGTAGCTTTCAAAGACTTGTCCCAGGCTCAACTGCAGCATTATATGAAAGAAAGCGCCCAGCTTCTGTCGGAAAAAATCGCGTTCAAAACCTCTGACTTCAGCCGAGGCTCTCCTAACACCAAGCCCAAAGTTTTCACTTGCGAAGTGTGTGGAAAG GTCTTTAATGCACACTATAACTTAACCCGTCACATGCCAGTGCACACAGGAGCCAGACCCTTCGTTTGCAAAGTGTGTGGAAAGGGCTTCCGGCAAGCCAGCACCCTATGCAGGCACAAGATCATTCACACCCAG GAAAAACCTCACAAATGTAACCAGTGTGGCAAAGCATTTAATAGAAGTTCCACTTTAAACACACATACCCGAATACACGCAGGCTACAAACCGTTTGTGTGTGAATTCTGTGGCAAAGGATTTCATCAAAAAG GGAATTACAAAAACCACAAGTTGACCCACAGTGGGGAGAAGCAGTTCAAGTGCAATATCTGCAACAAGGCTTTCCACCAGGTTTACAACCTCACCTTCCACATGCACACTCACAACGACAAGAAGCCCTTCACCTGCCCCACGTGTGGCAAGGGCTTCTGCAGGAACTTTGACCTCAAGAAGCATGTCCGCAAGCTGCACGACAGCAGCCTGGGGCTGTCCCGCACGTCTGCTGGGGAGCCCGGCACGGACCCGTCGCCCCCTCTCCAGCAGATGCCGCCTGCAACCTTgccaccgctgccgccgccgctgccaccCCCTGGGCCCCTGCAGCCCGGGCTCCACCCGGCCCATCAGTGA
- the FEZF1 gene encoding fez family zinc finger protein 1 isoform X2 — protein MDSTCHNATAKMLATAPARGNMMSTSKPLAFSIERIMARTPEPKALPVPHFLQGAVPKGDPKHSLHLNSSIPCMIPFVPVAYDTSSKAGMTGSEPRKASLEAPAAPAAAPAAPAFSCSDLLNCALSLKGDLARDALPLQQYKLPKTYLAERNKLVVPAVEKYPSGVAFKDLSQAQLQHYMKESAQLLSEKIAFKTSDFSRGSPNTKPKVFTCEVCGKVFNAHYNLTRHMPVHTGARPFVCKVCGKGFRQASTLCRHKIIHTQEKPHKCNQCGKAFNRSSTLNTHTRIHAGYKPFVCEFCGKGFHQKGNYKNHKLTHSGEKQFKCNICNKAFHQVYNLTFHMHTHNDKKPFTCPTCGKGFCRNFDLKKHVRKLHDSSLGLSRTSAGEPGTDPSPPLQQMPPATLPPLPPPLPPPGPLQPGLHPAHQ, from the exons ATGGACAGTACCTGCCACAACGCGACTGCCAAAATGTTAGCTACTGCTCCGGCCCGGGGCAACATGATGAGCACCTCCAAACCCTTGGCTTTCTCCATCGAACGAATCATGGCGCGCACCCCCGAGCCCAAGGCCCTGCCCGTCCCCCACTTTCTGCAGGGAGCCGTGCCCAAGGGGGACCCCAAGCACTCTCTGCATCTTAACTCGTCGATCCCCTGCATGATCCCCTTCGTGCCTGTGGCGTACGACACGAGCTCCAAGGCAGGAATGACTGGCTCGGAGCCGCGGAAGGCGAGTCTGGAGGCTCCGGCGGCACCGGCGGCGGCGCCCGCGGCGCCCGCGTTCAGCTGCAGCGACCTACTCAACTGCGCGCTGAGTCTCAAGGGCGACCTGGCCCGCGACGCACTGCCGCTGCAGCAGTACAAGCTG CCAAAAACGTATTTAGCTGAAAGGAATAAACTGGTGGTCCCGGCGGTGGAGAAGTACCCCTCGGGAGTAGCTTTCAAAGACTTGTCCCAGGCTCAACTGCAGCATTATATGAAAGAAAGCGCCCAGCTTCTGTCGGAAAAAATCGCGTTCAAAACCTCTGACTTCAGCCGAGGCTCTCCTAACACCAAGCCCAAAGTTTTCACTTGCGAAGTGTGTGGAAAG GTCTTTAATGCACACTATAACTTAACCCGTCACATGCCAGTGCACACAGGAGCCAGACCCTTCGTTTGCAAAGTGTGTGGAAAGGGCTTCCGGCAAGCCAGCACCCTATGCAGGCACAAGATCATTCACACCCAG GAAAAACCTCACAAATGTAACCAGTGTGGCAAAGCATTTAATAGAAGTTCCACTTTAAACACACATACCCGAATACACGCAGGCTACAAACCGTTTGTGTGTGAATTCTGTGGCAAAGGATTTCATCAAAAAG GGAATTACAAAAACCACAAGTTGACCCACAGTGGGGAGAAGCAGTTCAAGTGCAATATCTGCAACAAGGCTTTCCACCAGGTTTACAACCTCACCTTCCACATGCACACTCACAACGACAAGAAGCCCTTCACCTGCCCCACGTGTGGCAAGGGCTTCTGCAGGAACTTTGACCTCAAGAAGCATGTCCGCAAGCTGCACGACAGCAGCCTGGGGCTGTCCCGCACGTCTGCTGGGGAGCCCGGCACGGACCCGTCGCCCCCTCTCCAGCAGATGCCGCCTGCAACCTTgccaccgctgccgccgccgctgccaccCCCTGGGCCCCTGCAGCCCGGGCTCCACCCGGCCCATCAGTGA